Proteins from a single region of Desulfolutivibrio sulfoxidireducens:
- the phoU gene encoding phosphate signaling complex protein PhoU, protein MDGRSHFHAELEIFTEKLLRMAALSRKAFGDAMRAFSGRDIALAKAVIDRDVEINRLECDLDEFCLRLLALEQPVALDLRRIVGGMRMIIDLERVGDEALHIAERAIFLAQLPAAPLPAPLEDLAFRAEEMLDKALAAFQAGDADLAQEVCRMDADIGDLNVRVIKDALGLAEVESCSPKSLERAIHEVIAARSLERIGDKAANIAEATIFIVKGVSVKHHCRPF, encoded by the coding sequence ATGGACGGCAGAAGCCATTTTCACGCCGAGCTCGAAATCTTCACGGAGAAACTGTTGCGCATGGCCGCGCTGTCCCGCAAGGCCTTTGGGGACGCCATGCGGGCCTTTTCCGGCCGCGACATCGCCTTGGCCAAGGCGGTCATCGACCGGGACGTGGAAATAAACCGCCTGGAATGTGACCTGGACGAGTTTTGCCTGCGGCTTCTGGCCCTGGAGCAGCCCGTGGCCTTGGACCTGCGGCGGATCGTGGGCGGCATGCGCATGATCATCGACCTGGAGCGGGTGGGCGACGAGGCCCTGCACATCGCCGAGCGGGCCATATTTCTGGCCCAACTGCCCGCCGCGCCCCTGCCCGCGCCCCTGGAAGACCTGGCCTTCCGGGCCGAGGAGATGCTGGACAAGGCCCTGGCCGCGTTCCAGGCCGGTGACGCGGATCTGGCCCAGGAGGTATGCCGCATGGACGCGGATATCGGCGACCTGAACGTCCGGGTCATCAAGGACGCCCTGGGCCTGGCCGAGGTGGAGTCCTGCTCGCCAAAGAGCCTGGAGCGCGCCATTCACGAGGTGATCGCGGCCAGGTCCCTGGAGCGCATCGGGGACAAGGCGGCCAATATCGCCGAGGCCACGATTTTCATCGTCAAGGGGGTAAGCGTCAAGCACCACTGCCGGCCGTTTTGA
- the pstB gene encoding phosphate ABC transporter ATP-binding protein PstB, protein MAHKIKMAARNLDFYYGSFKALHDISLEIQENRVTALIGPSGCGKSTFLRCLNRMNDLIPGTRVDGELTLDGANLHAPEVDVVELRRRVGMVFQKPNPFPKTVFENVAYGLRVNGVRDNAYIAQQVEKSLRDAALFEEVKDRMHDSALGLSGGQQQRLCIARALAVAPDVVLMDEPASALDPIATQKIEELIHELKKRFTIIIVTHSMQQAARVSDMTAFFYMGKLVETDNTETIFTRPSNKQTEDYITGRFG, encoded by the coding sequence ATGGCGCACAAGATCAAAATGGCGGCCCGCAATCTTGATTTCTACTACGGCAGCTTCAAGGCCCTGCACGACATCTCCCTGGAAATCCAGGAAAACCGGGTGACGGCGCTCATCGGGCCCTCCGGGTGCGGCAAGTCCACGTTTCTGCGGTGTTTAAACCGCATGAACGATCTCATCCCGGGCACCAGGGTGGACGGCGAGCTGACCCTGGACGGGGCGAACCTCCACGCTCCCGAGGTGGATGTGGTGGAGTTGCGCCGCCGGGTGGGCATGGTCTTCCAAAAGCCCAATCCCTTTCCCAAGACCGTGTTCGAGAACGTGGCCTACGGGCTTCGGGTCAACGGGGTGCGGGACAACGCCTACATCGCCCAGCAGGTGGAAAAAAGCCTGCGTGACGCGGCGCTTTTCGAGGAGGTCAAGGACCGGATGCACGACTCGGCCCTGGGGCTGTCCGGCGGCCAGCAGCAGCGCCTGTGCATCGCCCGGGCCCTGGCCGTGGCCCCGGACGTGGTGCTCATGGACGAACCGGCCTCGGCCCTGGACCCCATCGCCACCCAGAAGATCGAGGAGCTCATCCACGAGCTCAAAAAGCGCTTCACCATCATCATCGTCACCCACAGCATGCAGCAGGCCGCCCGGGTGTCGGACATGACCGCCTTTTTCTACATGGGCAAGCTGGTGGAGACGGACAACACCGAGACCATCTTCACCCGGCCGTCCAACAAGCAGACCGAGGACTATATCACCGGACGCTTCGGGTGA